DNA sequence from the Parambassis ranga chromosome 1, fParRan2.1, whole genome shotgun sequence genome:
GCTTCATGATGGATGAGTCATACCTGCAGTGGCCGTGGGGAAGCTTCTCGCTCTGGGTGAGAGGGGTGAGAGTAGAGGCGGGTGGAGGGGATTGACTCTTGAGAGCTGCTTTTATAAGGGTTAGGATAGGGGTTATATCCAGGATGTGACCATAGCTGAGGGGATAAGGGGGGATCTCTGAGGCAGACTGCTTTCTCCACTGCAATGCTGTGAGTTCTGTAGAAGTCCACCAACCGGTTCAGGGAACAAAACGACTCGTCCCAAATACAGTACTGACCTCCCCCCTCCAGGACTCGGAAATGCTCCACCCTCTCACCATAGCTGCAGAATAAGACAAGGAGAAGGGTGAAGAAAGACAggtatgtgtgtttacacagataCAGCTGCTGTAACTTCATTCTTcagcctgttgtttttttgttcaggAATTCAGTCATTCAGCTCATCTGTCAGTCCGAGACACCACAAACCTCTGCATGTGTGGGTGTATCTCTAAAACCATCACATGCAAGCATTGCAAGCATCACAAGCATCTCAGGTGTCAAAGCCAATACATACATTTGAAGTGAAAAGAGAGTGAAAGTTGAAACAACAAGGACAGACGGTGGAGAGGCACTGAAATGATTAGTAGAGCTCCTCTATCGGTCGTGCTAATTAACTGCTAATTATCACCTTACATTACCGCCAACTGATAATAACATTCATGAACATGATCATGAAAATATTAGAGAAAtcaaaaggaggaagagagacacCAAAGTAAATACAGCAGGAGGGGGCTggcaacacaccacacaccaacagcactcaaaaacacaaactcatgAAGGAAAGGGTTGCCGTCCAAAATCCTGTCTCAATTACATACTTCTTTATTAATAGATATTATGTAGAACTGTCTACTCAAAGTGTGAAAGAATGAACCTCTTTACACGGTTTTGTAACTTTGTTAGCCTTAATCAAAGTGTGTCTCTGCCACTCTAATAGCAGTTTATGTTTTTCCATGTTTTTCCAAGTCCTAACCACCATTTTCCTTTACTAATATATAAACATCCAAATTAAGTATTTaaacacgcatacacacagtttgtatgtgtgttcttgtgtagAATAGAACAATTTATTAATTgaaaatttaaatgtaaaattctGTCATGGTGAATCCATCTGTGTTTTGTGGCTGGAATTACCCTGAAATAATGATGAGGTATATaagtcagaaacacacactgcaggctctCATGGGTCTTTTGAACTCCAGAGCATCATCCCCCTCTGCTGACCTTTGTTCAATATTACGCTGCGTTCACACTTGTGTACATAAATAAGGCACACCTCCTACCTCTCAGACcctgcaggcagacagatgtTGTGCCTCAGAACTTTAATGTGTGCATAAAATGCACATGCATGTCGATTTACATAATGTACCCGTGTTTAATTAAAGACTGTGCTCTGTTACGCAATGCCCCGATTATTGAACACATTTAATTTACCCTCAATGATTAAATGCGTCCCATGTCGCTTGGGTGACCCAAATAAcacctcccctctccctctccctccctctctttctctttctctcaaacacacacacacacacagtgtgctgtCTGTACCGCTGTGATATTTTTAGTGCACCGGGTTCTCGTAGAGCATTTTTAAATAGTCTggctccctcctctctgctgactctgacacacactcaaagacacGTGGATGCTGCAACTTGCTAATGTACTcagtgaaatggaaaacaaacacaggatgaTGATGTTACTGTGTATTTCTAAAGCTGTTTTCTGTGCACTGTTTATAGTCTTAACAGCGTGCTGTTAGAACTGCCATGGGGTTTGTCCGATCAGAACACCAAGCAGGAGCTTAAAGTCCATGCTCATAAAGGCATACTGCCAGTGGAGGATGAATAGAGGGGAGTGTAGACAAATATAACCGAGGCACAGCATCACACATCATTTTGGAACTTCACAAGTAAAAGACAAGCAGTCAGACTTATTTCACTCTGCATGTGTGGTGCATTCACTGACCTAACAGACAGAGAAAACTCTCCAGGAGCTGATTCACTCTCTCTCACCAGGAACACTCCAGTATCCTGGCAGCGCAGACGCTGTTCAGCCTCATGTCTCGACACTGGTCCTGCAAACCACCTATTACAGCATAACACAAGCACAGAAAACTTCCTGATCAaagaatattaataaaaatgctGCAACACTTAACTCACCCTAACCCTAAGAAAATCAATGCTTCCCAACATTCAGAAAACAACAACCCCATTATTACTTTTTCCCCCATCTCTTCGAATTTCACTTCTGTGAAGTGATTTCACTTCTTTTGGCTTCTGAAATACCAGAAGAAGGAAATACTAGGAAAAATTACATTTTGGGGACACTGCATAATTCTAATGGATGACAGGCCACACAGCAAATCAATATTATATCAAATTAGCAAGCACTGCTATAGTTATTACTCAAGTAGACAAATTATTTCTTTACGAATGAGGGAGAAGGGAAATGTAGTTCTCAGGCACGTAGCCACGCTTCCCCTGGATCTCTGCTGTGACCCAGCAAGAATCCTCTTCCATTTCTGTcacctacaacacacacacacgcacacaattACTCTGAACATGcaggaaaatattttttaagcATTAACACACACCTTTTACCTGCTTACCTTTATAATGTCCCCTTTATGaaaactgatctcatctgcttCTGATGCTGTGAAAGAGAAAAGAGCCACCGCCTCCATGCTGGATAGACAGAGCAAACCTCAACAACAAATTCACTTCATGAATGAAGAGAGACAATACAGCTGAGTGAGTAAGAGCAGCGCAGGGTTATGATGCTCTAATACAGGGTGAGATAATCActgtgtgagtgcgtgtgtgtgcgcagtcgCTGACATTCTACTCATTAGTTAATGAGAGTTTTCTCTGCGCGTGTGTCCCTCTCTTCATCCATGTGACAgagttagagtgtgtgtgtgtgtgaacacgtGGAAATGGTCACTGGCCTTTTCATCTCTGTCTGCATGCTGGCTGCATACTTCTGGGGCCATAATGATGCAATTCCACCAGGAAACTAAGGAGGAATACACCTTGTAACTCATTGTATAACAGTAAAATATTCCCATCATGGAAATCATACTTATGTATTTTTCACAGCTTATTTTCAACTCCTGATTTCTGCGCTGTAATCATTTTTTGCAGTTGTAGTGGTACAAAGGTATTGTATAATGAACTATCCCTGTGTTATTTTGAGCTGAAACtcatgaaaacacatgaaggagTCACAGAACCTACAGCCTTGCAGCCATGTTTCTCATCAATCATAATACTGAGTTTAATCAGTGGCTACTGGAAAGGTTATAAAATAAGATCCTCACAAAGAATGAATATCGACTTGTACAGTTTCAAGTTGTCTTTAtgacacattaatatgtttatttaaatgtttatttaaaattacTTTGTGTTTCAACACAAATATGCCTCCATTCATTACGGCTTTCCACTAAGCAGTGTGTGTTAATAGCAGTCCACTATGACCTCCTGGCCTTGTTGCGTGTCTGCATGAGTGTGAGCATCACTTGCAGCCAGTATGTCCTGCAGCAGGGAGAGGGAAGAGTTGTGGATGTGGTCACTGCTTTGAGTCAGAATTTCCAGCCTCTCTTCTAAACCCAGAGACCACAACAActtacacacactaacacacaccgTGTCAGAATGAACCACAGCTGATCCATCAACACTTCTCTGAACATTTGTTTCTACCTTTGCAGTCCCATTCTCCTTCCCCCGCAATTTTCTGATCTCTTGTACCCAACCCCATCCAGGAAGCTCACAGGACACTTTTGCAACTGTTGCCATGTCAGCAGTTGCATCCAAGGCTCCTAAAGAGAGTGGGCATACTGTCTCTCTGAGTTTTATCAGCAGTTGACAGGCCTTCAGACATACAGGTCTGTCACAGTCAAACAGACCACTCAGCAATGCCAATATGACTCCCTGTTTGACCAGGCTGTTCAGTACACCGACCAGTTCTGACTCCACTTGCTCTGTATGTGTCCCActttgtgtgtgaggtgtgtagATTTGGCCAGACATCACAGCGTAGGGGTGTGGTTGGGAAGGAGTCGTGTCTGAGCCTTTTGTGTAACCATGGTGACCTGAAAAGGCTTCATCCAGAAGCAGCTCAGCCAGCTCCAGTGTGTAAACTTTGACTTCCCAGTCCAGATCTGCGCTGCCTTGTGAGAgtgcagagcacacagactgcatgaggaaagaggaggaggaggatggcgAGTGTGAGGAACTTGAAGAGAACCAGGTGATGAAGTACCGTACGACAGCCCTCCTGGCAAATCCCTCTGTGTCCTGGGAGAGAATTCCCAGCAGCCGGGTCACTATTGCAGTCTGGAGAGGCACAGAAGTTCAGGTAAGTAATAAAAATCAAGTTTAGCCAAGTTTCATTTTTGGCATGATACTCTGAGGATGTATCATGTCTGTTGTGTAAAGTTATGGCATCTAAGTCCTGCTGACCATAAACCAGGCTGGCaggacataaaaaataaatgtaattttatgtCTGTgccaaaataataattatataagatatatatatatatataattctcCCCACCTGCTCCTGTGTGAGGGCTGCCCCCTGCTGCCAGCTCTGAGTCAGTGTCTGTGCCAGTGCAGAGATGGCACTGGCTCTCACATAGCTCTCTGGATCCTGCAGTGCCTCTTTGAGGAGAGGAACAGTACAACAGCAGCCGCCCAGCAGCACCTCCGACATGTCATGTGCCTCCTCAGCGGGTGTCTGGCAGACATGTGCTCCTGCCAGGTGTCCCAAAAACTCCACAGTTGAGTCTCTCACTTCCCAACGTACATCACACACTCGCTTCCTCACCACCTGGATGAGATCTAACAAGGAAGTCGGTCATAAAATCATTACTACTGTCTATGTGTGGATTCATCACTTGCTGTAAAGAGTCTGCTGCTGTTGAGATTTACCTTGTCCGAGCTTGTCTGTTACACAGGAGAGATCTGTGCAAACACTCATCCACTTTACCAAAGCCTGGTAGGACTTATGTAGCACCTGAGGAGCAATAATACAATCATTTAAATGCTAATACATCTGTAAAAAATTTCTCACAACCTAGAAAACCTAAAACTCTCAGTAATGACATTTTGGCCCACTGGGAGCAGCGGCAATGGAAGAAAACACCGATAGATACAATCAGGCACGCATGAACATGAACAACGCATGACAGAAACTCACAGAGGGGTCAGAGTCGGGATTGTTCAGGTACTGTATAAGAAGCGTGGTCACTTCAGGCAGCATCTCTTTCATTCCtgaaacacacattacacagtaaaatataaattattaaaTACAATAATCTTCATTTTGCTCAACTGAATTCAAGTGAACGTTATCAGCACTGTGGCCCATTGTATTCTGTTAGGACAGCGTTTAATGTAACTATTGACCTGGACTGCTATGGAGAGCTGTCAGAGCCTCTAGAGCATATTTCTGCACTTTGCCACTGCCAATGATGTTCCTGAAAACTTCACAACAGCCagctgatgaggaggaagagtcgCCACTGCAGAGCCGCAATACCAACAGAACTGCAGTGACAATCAAAACCGGTGGACAGGGGAGGCAGTCAGAAgcctgaaggagagagagagagagagagagagagaatggttTTCATAAATACAGAAAGCAGTGAGGCATGGTCAATGTTATCACTAGTGTTTTTTCATACACTTACCAAGAGTGTGATCTGTGGCATGTtagtcagacagacacagatcaCTGAGATGCAGGGGGTTTTACTCTTTAGCTGCTCCACCATTGATCGCCACAGCTCATCTgttgcacacacaaaatatattCAGTCACCTAAACgtaacatatttttatttttaaaagtgtgCATCTGTATTTTATTACCTGCAGTGTTTGTGCCCAGAGTCAGACCAGTAACAATTTCAAGAGGTCGCAGAAGCACTCTCACAGCCTGGACAGCGTAAACGCTGTCActggaagacaaaaacaaatgatgcaAATAAACTCTATGTTACCAaacctgtttgtctttttaagaGAAAAACATAACTCCACAACGTGACATTGTGTTGGTGAGGGTGATGCTTACTGATGGCTTCTGCGGAGAAAAGCAGCTGCAGCGTGGATGAGCTCAGGCGGCTTCTTGATGCTCAACATTAGTGAGAGAAGACGGGTAACATGCTGATCAGGAACATGTCCATCATTACtgctaaacaaacacagagaacataAAACCTGAACACTCACTTAGTCAACTTGATCAATATTCTTCAATCCCAATTGCACCTAGGCTTTACCTGGGTGCACTTAGAAGGACGTCCATCAGAGGCAGTGTGAGCTGACTGTACTCTGCTGTCACCAGTTCCTCCAGAGAGTCTCCAACTGCCTGCAGCAGCTTGTGCTTCAGAGGAGGTCTGCTCTGGGCCAGAAGCAGGGCTAGCAGTTTGAGGACCTGCACACTCTGATGAAGCTGTGTGCTTTCTTTGGGAACCAGTGACTTTTTGAGGTATTCTGAGATTGTCATGACAACATGATGGCTTTCAAATGTGACAACAGAGTCATGGGTCCTCCTGTCATCATTGTCTTCTCTCTTGCCATCGATGCCTTTACATCCCACAGCAGAGGCATCCTGACAGTATAGCAAGATGTGGGCGAGCATCTGATTGGCAGCTGAGGCAACGAATAGACTTGTGTCTGTCTGGAGTTGTAGAAGTGGCACCACAAAATCTGAAGAATTAAATGTACAAATATATCAGGATGTGTCAAAATGATCAGACTAAACTCAGCGTGTGTACCATACGAGAGCTTAAACATTGACTGAAAACATCTTATTTCACAATAAGACATGAACTGATTTTCTATATGACAGTCACCTGCATCTACAAAGAAACGGAGGGCCTTTGGATGCTGTAGCATGGTCCTTAAGCCCTGAATCCACCCAATCCGTACACAGGGGTCCTCCCAGAGTCCAGCCCCCTGCCAGTACTGAAGGTTAAAGGCCAAATCCATGACTGAACTCTCCTGTGAAGATCGGTGTCATTACATAAAGAAGGTGAGTGAGGAATGGTCTGAGATTAAGTAGTGATGTGAGTTTTGTAAAAGTAAAATATCTCATGAGCTTTACCTGAAGAATTTTGAAGCCATCTTCTGTAGTTCCCACTAGGCCAGTGAGTTTGAGGGTGAAGGAGAGGATGCTGGGATCTGATGCTGTGTTGTGAATCACAGTGGATATGAATTTAAGCAAACATGGGCAGGTGTCCAGCAGAGATCCCCCTTCACCAAATAAAAagataatattaataatataatcaATTAAAGATGAATCTCACTAAAGAAAACCCCACTTGAGAGGTCAGAAACATGAGATGGAAACCACTACGTTCAGTGCCGCTACTAACCAGCCTCGGTGAGCGCTTTAATCCAGTCCAGCAGTTTCTCCAGGCTGGTGTCATCGGCCAGAGAGCTCCCCGAAGCCGCCAGCACCTCACAGACCCGGGGCAGCAGTGACAGACACTCCGTGTCCATGGAgctaacctgtgtgtgtctgtgtgtcaataACACCTCAGGGCGAAGACATGACTGCACAGTAACATTAAAACCCACGAACACTGGCGGAAATGTAGCTAGACGGGTCTGTAAAATAGAGTAAACTAGTACTACTAGCTATAATTTTCCTTTCTTTGTGCTAAACTTTTATCTCGCGGGAAACAGTTTCGGATCATACCGGTGAGCAGCTTCCTCTTTCCTCGCTCAGCGTAAAATCAGAGGTAACAGGCTGTTACCTGAtctctaaacacacaaagaggtTAAATCTACGACATGTCTGATGATGAGCGGACCGTCCATGTGTTCTACAACTCTACATTTTCTGCGCAGTCTATCCACGCGCCTGCGAACAGGTTCCGGTGTGACGTTTCCGTCACATCGTCCATTTTCACGTATTCGCACATGGTGCCGCACCGGCCGAGTACCGTCAGCCTCTTCATTTTTGGGACTTTGCTCCGTTGTAGCGAGAAATCCGTCTCGTCGTGTTGTTAAATGCAAGATACGGTGGACATGGTGGATGACCCAGAGtatgaagaggaggagcctTCCTTCAGCGACCCGGAGGACTTCGAGGATGACATCGAAGATGAGGGTGAGCGGCGGCAGGAAAAACGCCGGCTTTCTGGCCTGTTGCTAACAGTTAGCTAAGTGCACAACGGTTGTGGCTCCTGAGATGCTAcaaagctagctagctagcttgtcGTGTGGCTTGCCGGGACTTAgttataatatatttatttgatgaTGTCAATATATTGAAGTGTGATTTCCCAAAATACGATCGGTatacaacatttttttcttaaacgTTTCCGCAACAAAATGTTATCGGTTTGATGTGACGCCCGTTAGAGCCTCACCCAGACCCCTGACAACCACTCACCGTGGCCTTGTCGCTGCTGCTTGGAAAAATATTTTCAGCATATTTGTAAAGCGAGGCAAACAGGAAACAGTTGTAGTTGCAAAGTGAATGGAAGATAAAGTTTAAACGAAGCAGCTGTTAGCTTAGTGCAGCGTTAGGTCAAGCCCAGTTTAGAGAGGAGTATGCTAAATAATATTTCTTTGTCTTGTAGGTAAAATATGATCGAATTATATATTAATCGCGACATTATTGGGATGTCGGTTTATACTATTGTATTCCCTGTTTAAGCAGGGATGGCGATAATGAAAGTGAGCTCTATCAGTAATACTGGCTCTGGTAAATACAACCTTCAAAATCAATGAGAAGTCGTACCAGTAAATCTAACAAAAAACCCTTTAGCCTTTAAAACTTTGCTTTGTAAAAATTATTGAAACAAATCttgtttacaaaaaaatgtgtgttttttttcccaccacatCTCATCTGCCAGCTGGGATGCTGACTGTTAAAGTTTGACAGTAGTACCAATGAACATGTGGTTTCATGGGGGTAAACCTTAAGATCTATGGGGAAAAAAGTGGCTCAGGAAGCTTAGATCTATACAgtcagataaaataaaaacctctttttttactttagaaCTCCTGGATGATGTCCTGAGGGAGAAGCCCCAGGAGGCTGATGGAATAGActcggtggtggtggtggacaaTGTCCCTCAGGTAGGCCCTGAGCGTTTGGAGAAGCTGAAGAACGTCATACACAAGATCTTCTCCAAGTTCGGCAAGATCACGACTGAGTTTTATCCAGAGGCTGATGGCACGACCAAAGGGTATGATCTTGTCTTGtaggtgatgtttttttttaactttgtttGATGCAAGtgttaaatatattttgttCCACATAGGTACATCTTCCTAGAATATGCTGCTCCTACTCAGGCTCTTGAGGCAGTGAAGAACGCAGATGGTTACAAACTCGATAAGCAACATACGTTTAGGGTCAACCTCTTCACTGACTTTGACAAGTATGTATGCAACGTCTGTGAAGGTTGCCGAAAATGTGCATTCAGACTAAGATTCAAGTAaaattctgttgttgttttttcaggtACATGAACATTAGTGATGAGTGGGAAACTCCAGAAAAGCAGCCTTTCAAAGACTTTGTGAGTGTCTTATTTATGTTGAAGCAATCTGCGATTAAGCTTTGCTGTCCATTTAAAGGGACAGAGATAGACTTGTATCAATATCACAGTATGATTCTGAAATTGCACCAATTGAACACTTAAGTATAGTTAATTGGCTTAATCTCCATTAACAcaatctgtctctctcttcaggGTAATATGCGTCATTGGATTGAGGACCCAGACTGCCGTGACCAGTACAGTGTGATCTACGAAGCTGGAGAGAGGACTGCCATATTCTCCAATGATGCTAAAGAGCCAATCACAGCTGAAGAGAGAGCAGTAAGTTCTAAAAACACGCACAGTCAGTAGATAATCTGAAACTAGCACTCACCACTAatgttcttgtgtttttatgcaGCGCTGGACAGAGACGTATGTTCGCTGGTCCCCCAAAGGCACCTACCTGGCCACCTTCCATCAACGTGGTATTGCTTTGTGGGGCGGTGAGAAGTTCAAACAGATTCAGAGGTTCAGCCATCAGGGCGTGTCCCTTATTGACTTCTCACCATGTGAAAGGTAAGAAatagaaaatggaaaaaaaagaatccctCTATCCCTACTTTTCTCATTGTGTAGTCTAGCCTGCTTCTCTAAATGCCCTCATTTTGGGCTGTGGAATGGAACAGCAGCAAAATGTATTGTACCCACCTAAAATAAGGACTCGCCTAAACTGCTTTCTGACTTATTGGTATTTTAATATGTTAATTTGGCCCCAAAATCTAAAAGGTCAGTAGGCCACAGTCACAAGTAAACTAATAATTCATGGCAGTAGTAGGCTAACAACTAAGTTCTGTAAGAGAAACCATGTCCATAGAGGTCTAATGACATGGAAGACCAGGTTAATCTTTGCCACCTTTTTCATGCAATAAGAGTTTGCATCACTGCCTCATCAGAATGCAGCACGtcttttatttataaatcaaCAGAGAaccaataaaataataattatataataacaCTTTATGGGCCTGATGTATGATTGTGATGCCTTCCAGGTATGTTGTGACCTTCAGTCCACTGATGGACACCAAAGAAGACCCACAGGCCATCATCATCTGGGACATTCTGACTGGACAAAAGAAGAGAGGCTTCCACTGCGAGAGCTCTGCGCACTGGCCCATATTCAAGTCAGCACACGTTTGTTCTGTTAAAATcttatttcctgtttctttgGAAGTGTTTGGAAGTGCTATAATGGTATATTTATGTATCTCAGATGGAGCCATGATGGGAAATTCTTTGCTAGAATGACTCCAGACACACTGAGCATCTATGAAACTCCAGTGAGTACACATAACGTTCATATACAGTTGTTTTTACATAAGGTGTACACCTGATATTAAAGGCATGCCTCTGCAATTTCAGTCCATGGGCTTGCTGGATAAGAAGAGTCTCAAGATTACTGGGATCAAGTAGGggtttttcatcatttttaatgACTTGTTTGTCTTACACATTCAAATTGTGATCTCGTACTACACAAGATATTGAtaattgtatttgtgtgtaggGACTTCTCCTGGTCTCCTGGGGACAACATCATAGCTTTCTGGGTACCTGAGGACAAGGACATCCCAGCAAGAGTGACTTTGATGCAGCTGCCCTCCCGTCAGGAGATCCGTATCCGCAATCTCTTCAATGTCGTGGACTGCAAACTGCACTGGCAGAGAAATGGAGATTATCTGTGTGTGAAAGTAGACAGGACTCCAAAAGGAACACAGGTGCTGATAGAAAAATGCAAAGACCTGATGCCTTGTTGGTAATATCAGAAATATCAGAAGCTAAATTAAAATTCTTTGTATTTTCAGGGTGTTGTTACCAACTTTGAAATTTTCCGTATGAGAGAGAAGCAGGTTCCTGTTGATGTGGTGGAAATGAAGggtaaaaacatattttagtaATAACAAGTAGACTAAAAGAGTTGGTAATACTTCAGCACAGGAATATGAATTCATTGATCTGTTATCCCTTCTGTTATAGAAAGCATCATAGCTTTTGCATGGGAGCCTAATGGTAGCAAGTTTGCTGTCCTCCACGGAGAGTCTCCGAGAATCAATGTCTCCTTTTACCATGTCAAAAACAACGGCAAGATCGAGCTCATAAGTAAGTAACCAGTCAGACATCCAAACTCATATGTGTCCTGCAAACTGatgttgcactttttttttattacagagATGTTTGACAAACAGCAGGCCAACAGTATCTTCTGGAGCCCACAGGGACAGTTTCTGGTGCTGGCTGGACTCAGGAGGTGAGTTTTATCTGCGTGTGTAGGCATAAGATACATGAAGCCAATGATGACAAACTAAATAACTTTTCTGACACCTCGTATGAGAGCTAAGCTCCTGATTCAAATGCTGATCTGAGGCTCAtgatatctatctatctatctatccatacacacacacatatgtgtgtgtatgtatatatatatatatatatatgtgtgtgtatatatatatatatatgtgtgtgtgtatatatatatatatatatgtgtgtgtgtgtatatatatatatatatatatatatatatatatatatatgtgtgtgtgtgtgtgtgtgtatatatatatatatatacatatataacagctgatttttattttattttttatattttatggtTTGTAATTTCTACATAGGTGCATTTCCAGCAACCAATTGATTATTAGAAAACACCTGtgcaattatgttagcacagctgaaaactgttgtgctgatcagagaagctatagaactggcctgggtGACCCCAGACTTTTGGACCGTAGTCTATATGTGCCCATAACATTCACCTTTTCTGTGTACAGTATGAATGGAGCACTCGCCTTTGTGGACACCTCAGACTGCACCATGATGAACATAGCAGAGCACTACATGGCTTCTGACGTGGAGTGGGACCCAACCGGCCGCTATGTTGTCACTTCAGTCTCCTGGTGGAGCCACAAGGTACGCCCTGCACTTGGCCGTTGCCACTAGTTCTTGTTAATCTAGGTCCTCCGTTCACATcgtttttttgcctttatatGCGTTTAGGTGGACAATGCATACTGGCTGTGGACCTTCCAGGGCCGTCTCCTACAGAAGAACAACAAGGACCGCTTCTGTCAGCTGCTCTGGAGACCCAGACCTCCTACCCTGCTCAGTGCAGATCAAATCAAGGTATcatttgtgtgtatgatgtgtgtgtgcagagcctGTGATGACAAAATTCACTTTTCTGACACCTCGTATGAGAGCTGCACTGTGGCTCCTGATTCTACTGCTTTATCTGAGGCTCACATTTACAAGATTGTAACTTCTTGATCTGTGGCTGTTAAATTTTCCTTTACGTATatgtattaatatttttattatgcTTATCTATTCTTTTGCAGATGATCAAAAAGGATCTTAAGAAATACTCAAAGATCTTTGAGCAGAAGGATCGCCTTAGCCAGTCCAAGGCTTCTAAGGTTTGACCCTTTCAGTTTCTTTAACTTATCCTTCTTGTTCAATAGCTTGACTTATAAGGTGGAGTTTGTGTTTGAGTAGGACCTGGTGGACAAGCGCAGAGCAATGATGGAGGATTACCGTCGCTACCGTGAGAGCGCACAGCAGCTCTATCAAGAACAGAAGAACGTTCGCCTCGAGCTCAGAGGAGGTAGGATCTCTCACGTTTGTACTACTCAACCAACACTTCCAGTCTGGGCCAAATTAACAATGAGGTTTTCCTCGTGCCTTGCAGGAGTGGACACTGATGAGCTGGACAGCAATGTGGATGACTACGAGGAAGAGACCATTGAGTTTTTTATCAACGAAGAAATCATTCCCCTTGGAGATCTGTAGTCCCCTACGCCGGTAACACTTCTGTGCAGCCTGTTGACTCTTAATCCCTGTCGTTGCTCAGTTGTTATAATCATTCCTTCTTTCCCTGTAAACATGAATTACCCAAACACTCAGATTCTCACACAtgttctccctctgtctcagtCCATCCGTTTTTGTGTGGAAGGCGGAGAGAGGGATTGCGTCAGTGATTGGAGAAGGAAGACGACCACGCTGTGGATTTTGGGGATTCATCTCAAGCCTCAATATTCCACTTTCATCAAAGCGCGCCTTGTGGATCAGCAGCCACATCGAGGGACAAGAGAGGATTCTTTGTATTGAATATTTTCTCTTGTCTCTCACCATCATCtgccccattttt
Encoded proteins:
- the eif3ba gene encoding eukaryotic translation initiation factor 3, subunit Ba is translated as MQDTVDMVDDPEYEEEEPSFSDPEDFEDDIEDEELLDDVLREKPQEADGIDSVVVVDNVPQVGPERLEKLKNVIHKIFSKFGKITTEFYPEADGTTKGYIFLEYAAPTQALEAVKNADGYKLDKQHTFRVNLFTDFDKYMNISDEWETPEKQPFKDFGNMRHWIEDPDCRDQYSVIYEAGERTAIFSNDAKEPITAEERARWTETYVRWSPKGTYLATFHQRGIALWGGEKFKQIQRFSHQGVSLIDFSPCERYVVTFSPLMDTKEDPQAIIIWDILTGQKKRGFHCESSAHWPIFKWSHDGKFFARMTPDTLSIYETPSMGLLDKKSLKITGIKDFSWSPGDNIIAFWVPEDKDIPARVTLMQLPSRQEIRIRNLFNVVDCKLHWQRNGDYLCVKVDRTPKGTQGVVTNFEIFRMREKQVPVDVVEMKESIIAFAWEPNGSKFAVLHGESPRINVSFYHVKNNGKIELIKMFDKQQANSIFWSPQGQFLVLAGLRSMNGALAFVDTSDCTMMNIAEHYMASDVEWDPTGRYVVTSVSWWSHKVDNAYWLWTFQGRLLQKNNKDRFCQLLWRPRPPTLLSADQIKMIKKDLKKYSKIFEQKDRLSQSKASKDLVDKRRAMMEDYRRYRESAQQLYQEQKNVRLELRGGVDTDELDSNVDDYEEETIEFFINEEIIPLGDL